One Chitinophaga sp. H8 DNA window includes the following coding sequences:
- a CDS encoding phosphatase PAP2 family protein produces the protein MLENLLRFDLRLFFHINGQWHNAALDVILPMLREPFFWAPLYLFLGLFVTINYGWKGLFWIFFFLISFGLADQASLYIKEAVGRLRPCRDPLINQFVRVLVVYCPSSGSFTSSHAANHFALGTFCFLTLKKIIPGYAWLFLVWAAIIGYAQIYVGVHYPLDITGGAILGILIGLLTGRVFQRRIRLESELIS, from the coding sequence ATGCTTGAAAACCTGCTCCGCTTTGATCTGAGATTGTTTTTTCATATTAATGGCCAGTGGCATAATGCCGCATTGGATGTGATACTGCCCATGCTGCGGGAGCCTTTTTTCTGGGCGCCCCTATACCTGTTTCTGGGATTATTTGTAACGATCAACTATGGATGGAAAGGCCTTTTCTGGATTTTCTTTTTCCTGATCAGTTTTGGCCTGGCAGATCAGGCCAGCCTGTATATCAAGGAAGCGGTGGGCAGGTTAAGACCTTGCCGTGATCCGCTGATCAACCAGTTTGTGCGGGTATTGGTGGTGTACTGCCCATCAAGCGGTAGTTTTACCTCTTCCCATGCCGCGAATCATTTTGCGCTGGGTACATTTTGTTTCTTAACTTTAAAAAAGATTATTCCGGGTTATGCCTGGCTGTTTCTCGTCTGGGCAGCTATCATAGGATATGCACAAATATATGTAGGCGTGCATTATCCGTTGGATATTACGGGAGGAGCTATACTGGGAATACTGATAGGCTTACTGACCGGAAGGGTGTTCCAACGCCGTATTAGACTGGAGTCTGAATTGATATCATGA
- a CDS encoding ZIP family metal transporter, with translation MNWSYLILILAATIAGGVIPMTVKRIHPNFSIYLLAFTGAFLFGVTIMHLLPEVYHELGHAAGIYIALGFFLQVFLQQLSHGMEHGHTHVPSEHHHHIAVTPLLLGLSIHAFMEGIPLGFHFEDRSALPSLMLGVAAHKIPEALTLITVMMHANKSRMELWRIILLFACVTPFAAILASQLGERFTVVTNSLVYVTALVIGAFLHISTTIFYESGTKHHELSRRKVMAIGAGIVLAFLTLLFE, from the coding sequence ATGAACTGGAGCTATTTAATACTTATTCTGGCAGCGACTATTGCCGGTGGGGTGATACCCATGACGGTGAAGCGGATTCACCCCAATTTTTCTATTTATTTACTGGCATTCACAGGGGCTTTCCTGTTCGGGGTAACCATCATGCACCTGTTGCCGGAAGTATACCATGAGCTGGGCCATGCTGCCGGGATCTATATTGCACTGGGCTTTTTCCTGCAGGTATTCCTGCAGCAGCTATCGCATGGCATGGAGCACGGGCACACTCATGTACCTTCTGAACATCATCATCATATAGCCGTAACGCCATTATTGCTGGGGTTATCTATTCATGCTTTTATGGAAGGGATTCCCCTGGGCTTTCATTTTGAAGACCGTTCTGCCTTACCCTCCCTGATGTTGGGGGTGGCTGCACACAAGATCCCGGAGGCATTAACACTGATCACTGTTATGATGCATGCCAATAAGAGCCGGATGGAACTATGGCGGATTATCCTGCTGTTTGCCTGTGTAACACCATTCGCTGCTATACTGGCTTCCCAACTGGGAGAACGGTTTACTGTGGTGACTAATTCGCTGGTATATGTTACCGCCCTGGTAATAGGCGCTTTTTTACACATTTCCACTACCATCTTTTATGAAAGTGGCACCAAACACCATGAATTAAGCCGCCGTAAGGTAATGGCAATAGGTGCAGGGATCGTTTTGGCCTTTCTAACCTTATTATTCGAATAA
- a CDS encoding class I SAM-dependent methyltransferase — protein MEAEKFWFKDWFNSPYYHLLYSNRDEREAAAFIDKLLAYLQPPADALMLDVACGKGRHASYLADKGYTVTGIDLSIESINAAKKLENERLSFFQHDMRLPFWVNYFDVVFNFFTSFGYFDSQRDNDNALRTLKNALKPGGKLVLDYLNSNYVAQHLIVDEVKEKDNVVFDIRREAKDKKFLKDIHILDKDKMQRAHFTESVNAFTREDFEAMFTRQGLEITEIFGDYHFNGYDAQQSPRLIIIATKA, from the coding sequence ATGGAAGCGGAAAAGTTCTGGTTTAAAGATTGGTTTAATTCTCCCTATTATCATTTGTTGTATAGCAACCGTGATGAACGGGAGGCGGCTGCATTTATAGATAAGCTGCTGGCTTACCTGCAGCCACCAGCAGATGCATTGATGCTGGATGTGGCCTGTGGGAAGGGGCGCCATGCCAGCTACCTGGCGGATAAGGGGTATACCGTAACCGGTATAGATCTTTCCATAGAAAGCATCAATGCTGCCAAGAAGCTGGAAAATGAACGCCTGAGCTTTTTTCAGCATGATATGCGCCTGCCTTTCTGGGTGAATTACTTTGATGTGGTATTTAACTTTTTTACCAGCTTCGGATATTTTGATAGTCAGCGGGACAATGACAATGCGCTGAGAACCCTTAAAAATGCATTGAAGCCTGGTGGTAAGCTGGTATTGGATTATCTGAACAGTAATTATGTAGCCCAACACCTGATAGTGGATGAAGTGAAAGAAAAAGACAATGTAGTGTTTGACATCCGCAGGGAGGCAAAGGACAAGAAATTCCTGAAAGACATTCATATCCTGGATAAGGATAAGATGCAGCGGGCTCATTTTACGGAAAGCGTGAATGCTTTCACCAGGGAAGATTTTGAAGCCATGTTTACCCGTCAGGGGCTGGAGATAACGGAAATCTTTGGAGATTATCATTTTAACGGTTATGATGCGCAGCAATCGCCGCGGTTGATTATAATAGCCACAAAAGCCTAG
- a CDS encoding hemolysin family protein: MEVVVIILVLILLNGIFAMSETAVSAARKGRLENMANKGDEKAKAALKLANNPETFLSTVQIGITLIGILTGIYAGETIKSEVVVLLNQVPFLQPYSSIIATILIVLVITYFSLVLGELVPKRIGTAKPESIAKRMAGAMYILTRIAYPFIWILTASANVIMRILNLKPFDSHVTEEEIKAIISEGTTSGAIEETEQEIIERVFNLGDRNITSLMTHRTDIVWLDVNEPVSSYQSKINDSLHSVYPVCDGQIDSIKGLVSIKDLYAASGKTVALQQVIKKPLFVPENNSAYQVLEKFKVTQIHAAFIVDEYGTFLGMITLNDILEAIVGDMPETGQTDDYEMVRREDGSFLVDAQIPFYDFLSEFDREEWMSEFEQDFDTMAGFILHHLEHIPQTGEKFEWRGFTFEIVDMDAHRIDKVLVYVKPAEETEE; this comes from the coding sequence ATGGAAGTCGTCGTCATCATCCTCGTCCTAATTTTGCTCAATGGTATTTTTGCCATGTCTGAAACTGCTGTTAGTGCAGCACGGAAGGGCCGGTTGGAAAATATGGCAAATAAAGGGGATGAAAAAGCAAAGGCCGCCCTCAAGCTGGCCAATAATCCGGAAACATTTCTGTCTACCGTTCAGATAGGCATCACATTGATAGGGATTTTAACCGGTATCTATGCCGGTGAAACCATTAAATCCGAAGTAGTTGTTTTACTTAATCAGGTGCCCTTCTTACAACCTTATAGCAGCATCATTGCTACTATTCTGATTGTACTGGTGATCACCTATTTTTCGCTGGTACTGGGCGAACTGGTGCCCAAGCGTATAGGTACGGCCAAGCCGGAGTCTATTGCCAAAAGGATGGCAGGCGCCATGTATATACTGACCCGTATTGCCTATCCTTTTATCTGGATACTGACCGCCTCCGCTAATGTTATCATGCGGATACTGAATCTTAAGCCGTTTGATTCCCATGTAACGGAGGAAGAGATCAAAGCTATTATCAGTGAGGGAACCACCTCCGGGGCCATTGAAGAAACGGAACAGGAGATCATTGAACGGGTGTTTAACCTGGGCGACCGTAACATTACCTCTTTGATGACCCACCGTACTGATATTGTATGGCTGGATGTAAATGAACCGGTTAGCTCTTATCAATCGAAGATCAACGATAGCCTGCACTCTGTATATCCTGTATGTGACGGGCAAATAGACAGTATCAAAGGACTTGTTTCTATCAAAGACCTGTATGCGGCTTCCGGAAAGACAGTAGCCCTGCAGCAGGTCATTAAAAAGCCCTTGTTTGTACCGGAAAACAATTCCGCTTACCAGGTGCTGGAAAAATTTAAGGTAACGCAGATTCATGCTGCATTTATAGTAGATGAGTATGGCACTTTCCTGGGAATGATCACCTTGAATGATATTCTGGAAGCCATTGTAGGAGATATGCCGGAAACGGGCCAAACGGATGATTATGAGATGGTAAGAAGAGAAGATGGTTCCTTTCTGGTAGATGCCCAGATCCCGTTTTATGACTTCCTGAGCGAGTTTGACCGGGAGGAGTGGATGAGCGAATTTGAACAGGACTTTGATACCATGGCTGGTTTTATCCTTCACCACCTGGAACATATCCCCCAAACAGGAGAAAAATTTGAGTGGAGAGGCTTTACCTTTGAGATTGTAGATATGGATGCACACCGGATAGACAAAGTACTGGTATATGTGAAACCTGCAGAAGAAACAGAAGAATGA